Proteins encoded in a region of the Mariprofundus ferrinatatus genome:
- a CDS encoding BolA family protein codes for MPPTPEEIAELVRLGIPGAQVNVRLYSGDDHFEMEVVAGAFAGKSRIAQHQMVYAALGEHMKAAIHALALKTSTPKE; via the coding sequence ATGCCCCCTACTCCCGAAGAGATTGCTGAGCTGGTACGACTGGGAATTCCCGGCGCACAGGTGAACGTGCGTCTCTATTCAGGTGACGACCATTTCGAGATGGAGGTTGTTGCCGGGGCCTTTGCCGGAAAATCGCGTATCGCACAGCATCAGATGGTTTATGCGGCACTGGGTGAGCATATGAAGGCGGCGATTCATGCGCTGGCTCTGAAAACCTCGACCCCTAAGGAGTGA